A genomic stretch from Clostridiales bacterium includes:
- a CDS encoding glucoamylase family protein, translating to MFVIFFILSYVVLISIIVFLIYKNRICNRISAYNFGFVILNPEQLQKHGRKIAREHHVSKRFHNCSNILPRLKDDYKQIIKTYKELNGDVVNGEPVVPAAEWLFDNFYIIEEQVKDIRANFPKGYNASLPCLTEGILKGFPRVYDIALELVYHIDGLLEEKLIINFIRAYQEESQLTSGELWAFPIMLKIALIEDIRQICDDILKSRDERKKAAKVADAVLIDDNSEKLLDRLKSYIDNMEVLSPAFAEHILQRVRSHGADFGSVMHYFDEKLSSQDTNAEEIIQREHQDQAQKQVSIGNCITGLRLLSNIDWHSIFEVLSPVEQILSGDPADVYRNMDFQSRDYYRHEIEEISRRLKISESQVARKAIECAMSAPENADLRLRHVGYYIAGRGSEKFHSMLDYRPGVLKRTVLFMKRHPLSVYLLPVCLITLAISLLIMWSVLGARESINPYITVIIFASGLILSSEIAVGVVNWTITHIIPPSFLPKLELKSGIPESLSSMVVIPTLLQSRQRVKELLDMLEVYYLGNHENNLYFALLGDFTDAKSKNMPDDESIVNYALDEVKKLNRKYSFGKNDLFYFFHRYREFNKAQGVWMGWERKRGKLMEFNKLLRGADDTSYYVKSGDIKKIPKIKYVITLDADTELPRGTAKRLIGTIFHPLNRAMVDDEGFRVMQGYGILQPRISIGVVNATKSVFSRAFAGQGGIDPYTTAVSDVYQDLFGEGIYTGKGIYDVDVFLKMLDGYIPDNTVLSHDLLEGSYARCGLVTDIELVDGFPSTYSSYTARMHRWIRGDWQLLPWLCFRVKNRRGQRVRNPLSAINKWKIIDNLRRSLIPVSLVIFIILSLCLSESFRKAGIAIAAFTLAFPLISGMADALIANRRESDKSNGVLSDLKNTACQIVLLFIFLPYRAYIMTDAILRTIARLSITHKKLLEWETAADAEKRLKNNMKSYAKRMWISQATAFAMLGLAIRYMPSSTGISVVLATAWLISPFAAYFISKAEDDARDALSDDDISELRLLSRKIWRYFEELADAEDNYLPPDNYQDDPPNGAAHRTSPTNIGLTLMAMMAARDMGYHSTTSMIRKIDRIFSSIDRLDKWNGHLYNWYDTKTLQPLRPLYVSTVDSGNFVGYLMTLKEGLEQYMDIPLCDGSIARGLIDTIKLLNSDIKGRSLDYSYLRDFQERDSLNVIEWKKALESFRKNKQALNKSSYFRKSPYDKKVDEELDELISEIEEAMPWVSFMESMPDFFSCEDIKGDLLNMFDMLNGDISLTGLSRGYRKALSLLNAMIDKVPEECSDVCRWLKELKLALIKAVLFVNRTISNTKNIIQRSNKLIANTEFRQLFDNKKQLFSIGYSAEGEQLNKSYYDLLASESRQTSFIAIAKGDIDQKHWFRLGRSLTYFNGYRGLVSWSGTMFEYLMPLLIMKNYRNTLLDNTYKFAVKSQIAYGKKKNVPWGVSESGFYSFDIGLNYQYKAFGIPRLGLKRGLVNDTVTAPYASLLALMVDPVSAMKNIRFLKSYGLEGQFGPYEAVDYTAERVPVGKKYMVVKSFMVHHHGMSLMALDNAINDNIMQKRFHRDPEVKATELLLQEKVPSKVVLTKDIEDEISPIKKIEKNYEEYVREIKDPVGRFPEAHILSNGTYFTVVTNSGSGFSRAFNMSVTRWREDEILDDSGMFFYIQNINSNDVWSAAYEPYKILPEDYKVLFTMDKIDFFRTDGSIDTHTEIIVSPEDNAEIRKVSLTNHSGHVRVLEVTSYFEVVMSAQSADIAHRVFNNLFVKTEFVSDINALLAVRRPRARGQKEVWLCHTVCCDAETIGSVQYETDRARFIGRGRDLSDPVAMDVDHPLSNTCGAVLDPVMSLRRRVRIKPGETVRLSYMVGVAKTREDAIKLAQKYSDAASAKRAAELAWTRSKLEFGYLNLRCRQIELYRRILSHVIFSSSLRRKIDDIIMKNSKGQSGLWAYGISGDNPVILIAVKSLDELDMVKEALKMHEFFRTKGLISDLVILNEETGNYMQTFNEKLKALIGSGHAAQMQDRPGGVFLRQSSIMPEEALNLLYCVARVVFRGEDGSMWQQLKFWQEKTMLPEIRKSFGAARLYKPYEEENERLQFFNGLGGFTQDGREYVINISDEQNTPAPWSNVICNSRFGFLVTESGGGYTWSENSRENKLTPWSNDPVIDEQGEIVYLEDEETGEIWNITAKPAAEKGKYTVRHGFGYTVFEHASHGIKQHMTVFVPEEDSVKLISIKLKNLTDMPRRISAIFYAKPVLGVTDEITKPFIVTQVDDKTGIFLIRNVYSDDFPGRVAFVDCSESERTVTGDREEFIGREGSLKKPEGLLRERLSGRTGAAYEPCAAMKVTFEIKGNQDKVVVFSIGEGSDIEGAISTALKYRDTYEADKALLRIKGYWNRTLRTIQVKTPDESMNILANGWLLYQTISCRIWARSAFYQSGGAYGFRDQLQDVMAAAYVSPEITKKQILNCCAHQFLEGDVQHWWHPVTDRGIRTRFSDDLLWLPYVTIDYVNVTGDHGILDVQVRYIEDEPLSENEDERYNKPGISSNSGTLYEHCLNAIERSLRFGEHGIPLMGAGDWNDGMNTVGNKGKGESIWLGWFMYKILVDFSGICRKKGDAERADKYVKTAGYIKDSIEKSGWDGSWYRRAYFDDGTPLGSAENAECQIDSLAQSWSVISNAARETRSKEAMKALDHYLIKYDAGIIKLLTPPFDMGNLKPGYIKSYVPGVRENGGQYTHAAVWVILAYALMGDGNKAWELFHMINPINHALTPMECFRYKVEPYVMAADVYAVEPHTGRGGWTWYTGAAGWMYRVCIEHMLGLKIRGGELIIDPCIPSFWNEFSIKYMYMDTLFNINIKNPLSVSNGVSSIKLDDRILHGKSIMLVNDKMEHSVDVTMG from the coding sequence ATGTTCGTAATATTTTTCATACTTTCATATGTGGTTTTAATAAGTATAATTGTCTTTTTAATATATAAAAACAGAATATGCAACCGGATATCGGCATATAACTTTGGTTTTGTGATATTGAATCCCGAGCAGCTGCAAAAACACGGCAGGAAAATAGCCCGGGAGCACCATGTCTCGAAAAGGTTTCACAATTGTTCAAACATACTGCCAAGGCTTAAAGATGACTATAAGCAGATAATAAAAACATACAAGGAGTTAAACGGCGATGTTGTAAACGGCGAGCCCGTGGTTCCGGCGGCCGAATGGCTGTTTGACAATTTCTATATCATTGAAGAGCAGGTAAAGGATATAAGGGCAAACTTTCCAAAGGGCTACAATGCCTCGCTTCCCTGCCTTACGGAAGGGATTTTGAAGGGATTTCCCAGGGTATACGATATCGCCCTTGAGCTTGTATATCATATCGACGGTTTGCTGGAAGAAAAGCTCATAATCAATTTTATAAGGGCATACCAGGAAGAGTCCCAGCTTACAAGCGGTGAGCTATGGGCGTTTCCCATAATGCTAAAGATCGCTCTTATAGAGGATATAAGGCAGATATGCGACGATATTTTAAAGTCCAGGGATGAGAGGAAAAAAGCCGCGAAAGTAGCGGATGCCGTCCTGATAGACGATAACAGCGAAAAGCTTCTTGACAGGCTTAAGTCTTATATAGATAATATGGAGGTTCTAAGCCCGGCATTTGCCGAGCATATCCTCCAGAGGGTGAGGAGCCACGGAGCCGATTTCGGCTCGGTTATGCATTATTTTGATGAAAAGCTGTCCTCACAGGATACAAATGCCGAGGAGATAATTCAAAGGGAGCACCAGGATCAGGCTCAAAAGCAGGTTTCGATAGGCAACTGCATAACAGGCTTAAGGCTTTTATCGAACATAGACTGGCATTCCATATTTGAAGTATTAAGCCCTGTAGAGCAGATACTATCGGGAGATCCTGCAGATGTATACCGTAATATGGATTTTCAGAGCCGCGACTATTACAGGCACGAGATCGAGGAAATATCGAGGCGCCTTAAGATTTCCGAATCCCAGGTGGCAAGAAAGGCTATTGAATGTGCCATGTCCGCTCCAGAAAATGCGGATTTGAGGCTGAGGCATGTAGGGTATTATATAGCAGGCAGAGGAAGCGAAAAATTCCATTCGATGCTCGATTACCGCCCCGGCGTTTTAAAAAGGACGGTACTCTTTATGAAAAGGCATCCGTTATCAGTGTATCTGCTGCCTGTATGTCTCATAACCCTGGCAATTTCGCTGCTTATAATGTGGTCCGTTCTTGGCGCACGGGAAAGTATCAATCCGTATATAACGGTGATAATATTTGCTTCGGGGCTGATTTTATCAAGTGAAATAGCCGTCGGCGTCGTAAACTGGACTATAACCCACATTATACCCCCTTCATTCCTGCCGAAACTTGAGCTAAAATCAGGCATACCTGAAAGCTTATCTTCGATGGTGGTTATACCTACGCTCCTTCAAAGCCGTCAGAGGGTAAAAGAGCTTCTGGATATGCTGGAGGTTTATTATCTTGGTAATCACGAGAACAACTTATATTTTGCGCTGTTGGGCGATTTTACCGATGCGAAGAGCAAAAATATGCCTGACGACGAATCCATAGTAAACTATGCCCTCGATGAGGTCAAAAAGCTGAATAGGAAATATTCATTTGGAAAGAACGATTTATTTTATTTCTTTCACCGGTATCGTGAGTTTAATAAAGCCCAGGGAGTATGGATGGGATGGGAGAGAAAAAGGGGAAAGCTTATGGAGTTTAATAAGCTTCTTCGGGGAGCGGATGATACAAGTTATTATGTCAAAAGCGGCGATATCAAAAAAATACCGAAGATAAAATATGTCATAACCCTTGATGCCGATACCGAACTTCCAAGGGGGACTGCAAAAAGGCTTATAGGCACGATTTTCCATCCTCTAAACAGGGCTATGGTCGATGACGAAGGCTTTCGTGTTATGCAGGGCTATGGAATACTTCAGCCGAGGATAAGCATTGGCGTCGTGAATGCCACAAAGTCCGTATTTTCCAGAGCTTTTGCAGGCCAGGGAGGTATAGATCCGTATACGACGGCTGTTTCCGATGTCTATCAGGATCTTTTCGGCGAAGGCATTTATACGGGGAAGGGAATATACGATGTAGATGTTTTTTTGAAAATGCTTGACGGATACATTCCTGATAACACCGTATTGAGCCACGACCTTCTGGAAGGCTCTTATGCAAGGTGCGGCTTGGTTACCGATATAGAGCTTGTCGATGGTTTTCCATCCACATACAGCTCCTATACAGCAAGGATGCACAGATGGATAAGGGGCGACTGGCAGCTTCTTCCCTGGCTTTGCTTTCGCGTTAAAAACAGGCGCGGGCAAAGGGTAAGAAACCCTCTTTCGGCAATAAATAAATGGAAAATAATAGACAATCTGCGGAGGAGCCTTATACCTGTTTCCCTTGTAATTTTCATAATACTGTCGCTGTGCCTTTCTGAAAGTTTCAGGAAAGCTGGTATTGCCATAGCCGCTTTCACTCTTGCGTTTCCCCTTATATCAGGTATGGCTGATGCGCTTATAGCAAACAGAAGGGAAAGCGATAAATCGAACGGGGTTTTATCGGATTTAAAGAATACGGCATGCCAGATCGTATTGCTTTTTATATTTCTTCCATACCGCGCTTATATCATGACCGATGCCATTTTAAGGACGATAGCGAGGCTATCGATCACCCACAAAAAGCTCCTCGAGTGGGAAACCGCGGCGGATGCGGAAAAGCGGTTAAAGAACAATATGAAAAGCTATGCAAAGAGGATGTGGATATCCCAGGCGACTGCCTTTGCAATGCTCGGCCTTGCCATAAGATATATGCCGTCGTCTACCGGCATATCGGTTGTTCTTGCCACAGCATGGCTCATTTCACCCTTCGCCGCCTATTTCATAAGCAAAGCGGAGGATGATGCAAGGGATGCGCTCTCTGATGATGACATATCGGAGTTGAGGCTGCTTTCAAGAAAAATCTGGAGGTATTTTGAAGAACTGGCTGATGCAGAGGATAATTATCTTCCGCCGGACAATTATCAGGATGATCCTCCAAACGGCGCCGCGCACCGGACGTCTCCGACAAATATCGGCTTGACTTTGATGGCGATGATGGCAGCAAGGGATATGGGATATCATTCCACGACATCGATGATAAGAAAGATAGACAGGATATTTTCGAGCATAGACAGGCTTGATAAATGGAACGGACATCTTTACAACTGGTACGATACAAAGACGCTTCAGCCTCTAAGGCCGCTTTATGTTTCTACAGTAGACAGCGGCAATTTCGTGGGATATTTGATGACGCTTAAGGAGGGGCTTGAGCAATATATGGATATCCCTTTGTGCGATGGCTCCATTGCAAGGGGACTCATAGATACTATAAAGCTTTTAAACAGCGACATTAAAGGAAGGAGCCTGGACTATTCATACCTCAGGGATTTTCAGGAAAGGGATAGCCTTAATGTAATCGAGTGGAAAAAGGCGCTCGAAAGTTTCAGAAAAAATAAACAGGCATTGAATAAAAGCAGTTATTTCAGAAAATCACCATATGATAAAAAAGTCGATGAAGAGCTGGATGAGCTTATAAGTGAAATAGAAGAGGCAATGCCATGGGTATCGTTTATGGAAAGTATGCCCGATTTTTTTTCATGCGAGGATATAAAAGGCGATTTGCTGAATATGTTTGACATGCTAAATGGGGATATATCCCTTACAGGCTTAAGCCGTGGATACAGAAAGGCTTTGAGCCTGTTGAACGCCATGATCGACAAGGTGCCGGAGGAATGCAGCGATGTCTGCAGATGGCTAAAAGAGCTTAAATTGGCCCTTATAAAGGCGGTATTGTTTGTGAACCGTACCATAAGCAATACAAAAAATATAATACAGAGGTCGAATAAACTTATTGCAAATACAGAATTCAGACAGCTGTTTGATAATAAGAAACAGCTGTTTTCCATAGGATACAGTGCCGAAGGCGAGCAGCTTAACAAATCCTACTATGATCTTTTAGCATCGGAGTCAAGGCAGACCAGTTTTATCGCGATAGCAAAGGGGGATATCGATCAGAAGCATTGGTTCAGGCTCGGAAGGTCCCTCACATATTTCAATGGTTACAGGGGGCTTGTTTCGTGGAGCGGTACCATGTTTGAATATCTGATGCCGCTTCTGATCATGAAAAATTACAGAAACACTCTTTTGGACAATACCTATAAGTTTGCCGTGAAGAGCCAGATAGCTTACGGAAAAAAGAAGAATGTGCCGTGGGGAGTCTCAGAATCCGGCTTCTATTCCTTTGATATCGGTCTTAATTATCAATACAAGGCTTTCGGCATACCGAGGCTTGGTTTAAAAAGGGGCCTTGTAAATGACACTGTCACGGCCCCCTACGCTTCACTGCTGGCGCTTATGGTCGATCCTGTTTCGGCCATGAAAAATATCAGGTTTCTAAAGTCCTACGGGCTTGAAGGGCAGTTTGGGCCTTATGAAGCCGTCGATTATACAGCCGAAAGAGTTCCCGTGGGTAAAAAATATATGGTGGTAAAAAGTTTTATGGTGCATCACCACGGCATGAGCCTCATGGCTCTTGACAATGCAATAAACGATAACATAATGCAGAAGAGGTTTCACAGGGACCCTGAAGTCAAGGCGACGGAACTTTTGCTTCAGGAGAAGGTCCCTTCGAAGGTGGTTCTCACGAAGGACATAGAGGACGAGATTTCGCCGATTAAAAAGATTGAGAAGAATTATGAGGAGTATGTCAGAGAAATTAAAGATCCGGTCGGCAGGTTTCCCGAGGCTCATATTTTATCAAACGGCACGTATTTCACCGTTGTGACAAACAGCGGATCGGGTTTCAGCAGGGCCTTCAATATGTCTGTTACAAGATGGAGAGAGGATGAAATACTGGATGATTCCGGAATGTTTTTCTATATACAGAATATAAATTCCAACGACGTGTGGTCTGCGGCATATGAGCCGTATAAAATTTTACCCGAAGACTATAAAGTGCTTTTTACAATGGATAAGATAGACTTTTTCAGGACTGACGGGAGCATCGATACGCATACCGAGATAATCGTATCCCCAGAGGATAATGCCGAAATACGAAAAGTATCGCTTACGAACCACAGCGGCCATGTGAGGGTCCTTGAGGTTACGAGCTATTTTGAGGTCGTAATGTCAGCGCAGTCCGCGGATATAGCTCATAGGGTGTTTAACAATCTTTTTGTAAAAACGGAGTTTGTTTCCGATATAAATGCACTGCTTGCGGTGAGGAGGCCGAGGGCCCGGGGGCAGAAGGAGGTCTGGCTCTGCCATACCGTATGCTGTGATGCCGAAACGATCGGAAGCGTGCAGTATGAAACAGACAGGGCAAGATTTATAGGAAGGGGCAGGGACCTTTCAGATCCTGTGGCGATGGATGTCGACCATCCTCTTTCCAATACCTGTGGAGCGGTACTGGACCCTGTGATGAGCCTGCGAAGAAGGGTAAGAATAAAACCGGGTGAAACCGTCAGACTTTCATACATGGTCGGTGTCGCAAAGACAAGGGAGGATGCGATAAAGCTTGCACAGAAATACAGCGATGCCGCCTCCGCCAAGAGGGCGGCTGAGCTTGCCTGGACGAGGAGCAAGCTGGAATTTGGATATTTGAATTTAAGATGCAGGCAGATAGAGCTTTACAGGAGAATATTGTCCCATGTGATATTTTCCAGCTCTTTGAGAAGGAAAATAGACGATATAATAATGAAGAATTCGAAAGGCCAGTCGGGTTTGTGGGCATACGGCATATCCGGCGACAACCCTGTAATTTTGATAGCCGTAAAAAGTTTGGATGAACTGGATATGGTTAAGGAAGCCTTGAAGATGCATGAATTTTTCCGTACGAAGGGTTTGATATCTGACCTTGTAATACTGAATGAAGAGACGGGAAATTACATGCAAACCTTCAATGAAAAATTAAAGGCGCTGATTGGCTCGGGGCATGCGGCACAAATGCAGGATAGGCCGGGCGGAGTATTCTTAAGGCAGTCCAGCATAATGCCGGAGGAGGCCCTCAACCTTTTGTACTGTGTTGCGCGGGTTGTATTCAGGGGAGAAGACGGTTCCATGTGGCAGCAGCTGAAGTTTTGGCAAGAGAAGACGATGCTGCCGGAAATCAGGAAAAGTTTTGGAGCTGCCCGCCTTTACAAGCCTTATGAAGAAGAGAATGAAAGGCTTCAGTTTTTCAATGGTTTAGGCGGTTTTACTCAGGATGGCAGGGAGTATGTTATAAATATCTCGGATGAGCAGAATACACCTGCTCCGTGGTCAAATGTAATATGCAACAGCAGATTCGGATTTCTGGTTACCGAATCGGGAGGGGGATATACGTGGTCTGAAAACAGCAGGGAAAACAAGCTGACCCCATGGAGCAACGACCCTGTGATCGATGAGCAGGGCGAAATAGTGTACCTTGAAGATGAGGAAACCGGGGAAATCTGGAATATAACCGCAAAACCGGCAGCTGAAAAGGGGAAGTACACCGTAAGGCATGGGTTCGGTTATACTGTTTTTGAACATGCAAGCCATGGAATAAAGCAGCATATGACTGTATTTGTGCCTGAGGAGGACAGCGTAAAGTTAATAAGCATTAAACTTAAGAATTTAACGGATATGCCGCGCAGGATCTCGGCGATATTTTATGCAAAGCCTGTTTTAGGGGTTACAGATGAAATAACAAAACCGTTTATAGTTACACAAGTCGATGATAAAACAGGCATATTTTTGATTAGAAACGTTTACAGCGATGATTTCCCGGGCAGGGTTGCATTTGTCGACTGCTCCGAAAGCGAAAGGACGGTAACAGGAGACAGGGAGGAATTTATAGGAAGGGAAGGCAGCTTAAAAAAGCCTGAAGGACTTTTAAGGGAGAGGCTGTCTGGAAGGACAGGTGCGGCATATGAGCCTTGTGCAGCCATGAAGGTGACATTTGAGATTAAAGGGAATCAGGATAAAGTCGTGGTATTTTCCATAGGCGAAGGCAGCGACATCGAAGGCGCCATATCGACGGCGTTAAAATACAGGGACACCTATGAGGCCGACAAAGCCCTTTTGAGAATAAAGGGTTATTGGAACAGGACATTGAGAACCATTCAGGTAAAGACGCCCGACGAATCGATGAATATACTTGCAAACGGATGGCTCCTATATCAGACCATAAGCTGCAGGATATGGGCAAGGTCGGCATTTTACCAATCCGGAGGGGCATATGGATTCAGGGACCAGCTGCAGGATGTGATGGCGGCGGCATACGTATCTCCGGAAATTACAAAAAAACAGATTTTAAACTGCTGTGCCCATCAGTTCCTGGAAGGCGATGTGCAGCATTGGTGGCATCCTGTGACAGACAGGGGAATAAGGACTAGATTTTCGGATGATCTTTTGTGGCTTCCGTATGTGACAATAGATTATGTAAATGTAACAGGAGATCATGGCATCCTGGATGTACAGGTACGATATATCGAAGATGAGCCTTTGTCCGAAAATGAGGATGAGAGGTACAACAAGCCTGGGATATCTTCAAACAGCGGAACATTATATGAACACTGTTTAAATGCCATTGAGAGGTCTTTAAGGTTCGGGGAGCACGGAATACCTCTTATGGGAGCGGGAGACTGGAATGACGGAATGAACACCGTCGGCAATAAGGGAAAGGGCGAAAGCATATGGCTCGGATGGTTCATGTATAAAATACTTGTGGATTTTTCTGGAATATGCAGAAAAAAGGGAGACGCAGAGAGAGCTGACAAATATGTGAAGACTGCCGGATATATAAAAGATTCCATAGAAAAAAGCGGATGGGACGGAAGCTGGTACAGGAGGGCATATTTTGACGATGGCACTCCGTTAGGATCTGCGGAAAATGCAGAATGCCAGATAGACTCTTTGGCCCAGTCATGGTCGGTGATTTCAAATGCTGCAAGGGAAACAAGATCAAAAGAGGCCATGAAAGCCCTCGATCATTATCTTATAAAATACGATGCAGGCATTATAAAGCTCTTGACTCCGCCTTTTGACATGGGGAATTTAAAGCCGGGGTACATTAAATCATATGTGCCTGGAGTCAGGGAAAACGGCGGACAGTATACCCATGCCGCCGTCTGGGTGATACTTGCATATGCGCTTATGGGGGACGGCAATAAAGCATGGGAGCTTTTCCACATGATAAATCCCATTAACCATGCGCTGACGCCTATGGAATGCTTCAGATATAAAGTGGAGCCTTATGTCATGGCAGCAGATGTATATGCTGTGGAGCCGCATACAGGAAGGGGCGGCTGGACATGGTACACAGGTGCGGCGGGCTGGATGTACAGGGTGTGCATAGAGCATATGCTCGGGCTTAAAATCCGCGGCGGTGAACTTATAATAGACCCTTGCATACCATCTTTCTGGAACGAGTTTAGTATAAAATATATGTATATGGATACGCTATTCAACATAAATATAAAAAATCCCCTATCGGTAAGCAACGGCGTGTCGTCCATAAAACTTGACGACAGGATTTTACACGGCAAAAGCATCATGCTCGTCAATGATAAAATGGAGCACAGTGTTGACGTCACAATGGGGTAA
- a CDS encoding ABC transporter permease: protein MRIMFLELKRVIKSPMTWISATIAIALSVVISFAVISYSRYVDVDKNGNKVLVTGRAAIRTGKRAIKPYEGPLTEQKLQQVLKTYQTVYKKYGKDIPIDVYREKLLPINSFLDMISEVYSGGINYFESLNKIKPEDIINFYKQRSEMLKTQLEAKYPNNADAQKEVMALNQKVKTPFIFYQGYTGDAADNLAILISLLVLICAVIVSPIFSAEYQNGSDDILRCTKYGKTRLAATKLCASLFIVFAMFTICISIFVLIVNSAYGWDSLQTSAQVLSSALSFLPLTMGQEQELTILAGLITLLAVACFTLFISAKCYNPTTTLVIAIAFCLLPVILYSVGQGNFINLLVCLLPAGGSGLTNSFYFQLRNTLFLQIGSFSIWAPYLMMGAAIIEIPMFFILSIHTYCKHQTV from the coding sequence ATGCGTATCATGTTTTTAGAATTAAAACGAGTAATAAAGTCACCTATGACATGGATTTCAGCCACGATTGCCATTGCACTGTCGGTTGTTATATCCTTTGCAGTGATTTCGTATTCCAGGTATGTCGATGTAGATAAAAACGGCAACAAGGTATTGGTCACCGGCAGGGCTGCCATTCGTACCGGCAAAAGGGCGATAAAGCCGTATGAGGGCCCTCTCACGGAACAAAAACTTCAGCAGGTTCTTAAAACCTATCAGACTGTTTACAAAAAGTACGGAAAGGATATTCCGATAGATGTGTACCGTGAAAAGTTACTTCCGATCAATAGTTTTCTGGATATGATCTCCGAGGTATATTCCGGCGGTATAAATTATTTCGAGTCCCTTAATAAAATCAAACCTGAAGACATTATAAACTTTTATAAACAACGATCTGAAATGCTAAAAACTCAATTGGAGGCAAAATATCCGAATAACGCAGATGCTCAAAAAGAAGTGATGGCACTGAACCAAAAAGTGAAGACCCCCTTCATATTTTATCAGGGATATACAGGCGATGCCGCTGATAACCTTGCGATACTGATTTCTCTACTTGTCCTGATCTGCGCCGTGATCGTTTCGCCAATTTTTTCCGCAGAATACCAAAACGGCTCGGACGATATCCTGCGCTGCACAAAATACGGTAAAACCCGGCTTGCCGCCACAAAATTATGCGCTTCGCTTTTCATTGTTTTCGCTATGTTCACAATATGTATTTCTATTTTTGTCCTCATTGTCAACAGTGCCTATGGATGGGACAGCCTGCAGACTTCCGCGCAAGTTCTATCTTCCGCACTTAGTTTCTTGCCCCTCACGATGGGTCAGGAACAAGAGCTCACCATTCTGGCCGGCCTCATAACCCTTTTGGCTGTGGCATGCTTTACTCTATTTATCTCCGCAAAATGTTACAATCCCACAACTACGCTGGTCATTGCCATAGCCTTCTGTTTGCTACCCGTCATTCTTTACTCCGTGGGACAGGGAAACTTCATCAACCTGTTGGTATGTTTGCTTCCCGCTGGGGGTAGTGGATTGACAAACAGTTTTTATTTCCAGCTGAGAAATACCTTGTTTCTTCAAATCGGATCATTCAGCATCTGGGCACCGTATCTTATGATGGGAGCAGCAATTATAGAAATTCCAATGTTTTTTATCCTTTCAATCCATACATACTGCAAACATCAAACTGTTTAG